In Phreatobacter stygius, a genomic segment contains:
- a CDS encoding response regulator transcription factor produces the protein MARRGRIAILDDEPDWVDAVHEYLIDLGYDVDRLGAAWELEPYLARERPDLLILDLGLPGESGIDILIRTDLASDIAVLVLTGNPDPIDRVLGLELGADDYVQKPVELRELAARVAGILQRRLGRRRNLVVFETASVDLVAARVLKADGSTERLSAGEVALIRAFADSPGKVLTREEIMERAPAEDEEAFDRAIDSRIARLRRKLDTEAIRTVRGHGYVFDLPSHGGGAQAVAPDAHEPL, from the coding sequence ATGGCGCGACGCGGACGCATCGCGATCCTTGACGACGAGCCGGATTGGGTCGACGCGGTTCATGAATATCTGATCGATCTCGGCTACGACGTCGACCGGCTCGGCGCGGCCTGGGAGCTGGAGCCCTATCTCGCGCGCGAGCGGCCGGATCTCCTGATCCTCGACCTCGGCCTGCCGGGCGAGAGCGGCATCGACATCCTGATCCGCACCGATCTGGCGAGCGACATTGCCGTGCTGGTGCTGACCGGCAATCCGGATCCGATCGACCGCGTCCTCGGCCTGGAGCTGGGTGCCGACGATTATGTCCAGAAACCGGTCGAACTGCGCGAGCTGGCGGCGCGTGTCGCCGGCATCCTGCAACGGCGCCTGGGGCGGCGGCGCAATCTGGTGGTGTTCGAAACCGCTTCGGTCGACCTGGTGGCGGCCCGCGTGCTGAAGGCGGACGGCTCGACGGAACGCCTGTCGGCGGGCGAGGTCGCGCTGATCCGCGCCTTCGCCGACAGTCCGGGCAAGGTGCTGACGCGCGAGGAAATCATGGAGCGGGCGCCCGCAGAAGACGAAGAGGCCTTCGACCGCGCCATCGACTCCCGTATCGCAAGGCTCCGGCGCAAGCTCGACACCGAAGCGATCCGCACCGTGCGCGGCCATGGCTACGTGTTCGACCTGCCGAGCCACGGCGGCGGCGCCCAGGCCGTTGCCCCGGACGCGCACGAGCCGCTGTGA
- a CDS encoding globin domain-containing protein, with amino-acid sequence MTPKQVALIRRQFGTVAARKDEFAAAFYEALFHSDPTLRPMFPADMRPQRAKLVVALAHVILSLDDLSAVLEDVRALGLKHVGYGVVPDHYNAVGEALLAALAEMLGDAFDDASQAAWALAYGTIADVMIEAAADKIYLEAAE; translated from the coding sequence ATGACACCCAAGCAGGTCGCCCTCATCCGCAGGCAGTTCGGCACGGTTGCCGCCCGCAAGGATGAATTCGCCGCGGCGTTCTACGAGGCGCTGTTCCATTCCGACCCGACGCTCCGGCCGATGTTTCCGGCCGACATGCGCCCGCAGCGCGCCAAGCTAGTCGTGGCCCTCGCCCATGTGATCCTGTCGCTCGACGATCTCAGCGCCGTGCTCGAGGACGTCCGGGCGCTCGGCCTCAAACATGTCGGTTACGGCGTCGTCCCCGACCATTACAACGCCGTCGGCGAAGCGCTGCTGGCAGCACTTGCCGAAATGCTCGGCGATGCCTTCGACGATGCCTCGCAGGCGGCCTGGGCGCTGGCCTACGGCACGATCGCCGATGTCATGATCGAAGCGGCAGCCGACAAGATCTATCTCGAGGCGGCCGAATGA
- a CDS encoding hybrid sensor histidine kinase/response regulator has translation MVQSGGRNSTARQSRSELSRRFAGLLILCGLPLLLLVIYLGWSTYGRAEITAQAREHLVEHVTLVAGIVATFTVLAVLIWRQFVAPAVALARYGIEATKGGVLPAPPVPAPWMPLRQQVETAVGERTAQIHQLRAMIDGIPLRTVYVDHNLVYRDANREFLEFLGKTSGEVIGHTVGEVLGPNVVAQYQAMADRVRGGETMRWEGWIDFIEKGGRYLQVSLIPYVPVGEIEVGFLTFTRDLTELKLGEQELAKNIDALARSEALNKAVVQSSLDAIIVADADWRVIEFNPAAEAMFGFSRAEAIGQLSWDLVVPAAQRELQIATMQRYKAKTDVGSLARRFETEGQRKDGSIFPVEYSVNTVRFADHRLFMAHVRDLTEAQRMANEAQASRERLHQIEKLSAMGSLLAGVAHELNNPLAIVIAQSSLLVEKAGTDEVRRRGERIRAAAERCGRIVKSFLAMARQKPPQREAVDINAVASGALDMVAYGLRSSDIAVEARLDPGLPAIMGDRDLLSQVIANLIINAQQALMDRPAPRLIRVETGLAGDRVTITVSDNGPGVPPDLIRRVFDPYFTTKPAGVGTGIGLSICRNVVEAHGGTIALTNRPEGGARFDISLPRSDQVVATATAAGPAAEHVGLSVLIVDDEADVARSLAEIIEGLGHRPSVVDRSVLALERIDQTVFDVVFADLRMPGLDGIDFRDRIHDRDPKLAERTIIVTGDTVAGPDRLARARGSEVVVLEKPFTLDDVRLVLAKVATNGLAARLKA, from the coding sequence ATGGTCCAGTCCGGCGGACGGAACAGCACCGCGCGCCAGAGCCGATCTGAATTGTCGCGGCGTTTCGCCGGGCTGCTGATTCTGTGCGGTCTGCCCCTGCTGCTGCTGGTGATCTATCTCGGCTGGTCGACCTATGGCCGGGCCGAGATCACCGCGCAGGCGCGTGAACACCTGGTCGAGCACGTCACGCTGGTCGCCGGCATTGTCGCGACCTTCACTGTGCTGGCCGTGCTGATCTGGCGCCAGTTCGTCGCACCCGCCGTGGCGCTGGCCCGTTATGGCATCGAAGCCACCAAGGGCGGGGTCCTGCCGGCGCCGCCGGTGCCGGCGCCCTGGATGCCGTTGCGCCAGCAGGTCGAAACCGCGGTTGGCGAGCGCACCGCGCAGATCCATCAGCTTCGGGCGATGATCGACGGCATTCCGTTGCGCACCGTCTATGTCGACCACAATCTGGTCTATCGCGATGCCAACCGGGAGTTTCTCGAATTCCTCGGCAAGACCTCGGGCGAGGTCATCGGCCATACGGTCGGCGAGGTCCTGGGGCCGAACGTGGTGGCCCAGTATCAGGCCATGGCCGACCGGGTTCGCGGCGGCGAGACCATGCGCTGGGAAGGCTGGATCGATTTCATCGAGAAGGGCGGCCGTTACCTGCAGGTCTCGCTGATCCCCTATGTCCCGGTCGGCGAAATCGAGGTGGGTTTCCTGACCTTCACCCGCGATCTGACCGAGCTGAAGCTCGGCGAACAGGAACTTGCCAAGAATATCGACGCGCTGGCGCGCAGCGAAGCGCTGAACAAGGCGGTCGTCCAATCGTCGCTCGACGCCATCATCGTCGCCGATGCGGATTGGCGGGTGATCGAATTCAATCCGGCGGCCGAGGCCATGTTCGGCTTCAGCCGCGCCGAGGCGATTGGCCAGCTCTCGTGGGACCTGGTGGTTCCGGCAGCCCAGCGCGAACTGCAGATCGCCACGATGCAGCGCTACAAGGCCAAGACCGATGTCGGCAGTCTGGCCCGGCGCTTCGAGACCGAGGGCCAGCGCAAGGACGGTTCGATCTTTCCGGTCGAATATTCGGTCAACACGGTGCGCTTCGCCGATCACCGGCTGTTCATGGCCCATGTGCGCGACCTGACCGAAGCGCAGCGCATGGCCAATGAGGCGCAGGCGAGCCGCGAACGATTGCATCAGATCGAGAAGCTGTCGGCCATGGGCTCACTGCTGGCCGGTGTCGCGCATGAGCTGAACAACCCGCTGGCGATCGTCATCGCGCAATCGTCGCTGCTCGTCGAGAAGGCCGGCACCGACGAGGTCAGGCGCCGCGGCGAGCGCATTCGGGCGGCTGCCGAGCGGTGCGGCCGGATCGTGAAGAGCTTCCTGGCAATGGCGCGGCAAAAACCGCCGCAGCGCGAGGCCGTCGACATCAATGCGGTCGCCTCGGGCGCGCTCGACATGGTCGCCTACGGCCTGCGAAGCTCTGATATCGCGGTCGAGGCCAGGCTTGATCCCGGCCTGCCGGCGATCATGGGCGATCGGGATCTGCTGTCGCAGGTGATCGCCAATCTGATCATCAATGCCCAGCAGGCGCTAATGGACCGCCCGGCACCACGGCTGATCCGGGTGGAGACCGGCCTGGCCGGCGATCGCGTCACCATCACGGTCTCGGACAATGGCCCGGGCGTGCCGCCGGATCTCATCCGGCGCGTCTTCGACCCCTATTTCACCACCAAGCCGGCCGGGGTCGGAACCGGTATCGGCCTGTCGATCTGCCGCAATGTGGTCGAGGCCCATGGCGGCACGATCGCGCTGACCAATCGCCCCGAGGGCGGCGCCCGTTTCGACATCAGCCTGCCGCGCAGCGACCAGGTCGTGGCGACCGCGACGGCCGCCGGCCCGGCGGCCGAACATGTCGGATTGTCCGTGCTGATCGTCGACGACGAGGCTGACGTTGCGCGCAGCCTGGCGGAAATCATCGAGGGTCTCGGCCATCGTCCGAGCGTCGTCGACCGTTCCGTCCTGGCGCTGGAACGGATCGACCAGACGGTGTTCGACGTGGTCTTCGCCGATCTGCGCATGCCCGGTCTCGACGGCATCGATTTCCGCGATCGCATTCACGACCGGGACCCGAAGCTCGCCGAGCGGACGATCATCGTCACCGGTGACACGGTGGCCGGCCCGGACCGCCTGGCCCGGGCACGCGGCAGCGAGGTCGTGGTGCTGGAAAAGCCGTTCACGCTCGACGACGTACGCCTGGTGCTGGCCAAGGTCGCCACCAATGGATTGGCGGCCCGGCTCAAGGCGTGA
- a CDS encoding cyclic nucleotide-binding domain-containing protein, producing the protein MALDDDIALLARVPLFASLGQEPLRLLAFSAETRFLRGGDTLFREGQAADAGFVVVEGEFLLTSSSGIAERLAGPGALLGEIALIVETLRPATATARQPSTAMRVPRSLFRRILTEFPQAARRVHGEFRQKMRATTAELNRIGGIFASISDD; encoded by the coding sequence ATGGCTCTCGACGATGATATCGCCCTGCTCGCGCGCGTTCCGCTCTTCGCTTCCCTTGGCCAGGAGCCCTTGCGGCTACTCGCCTTTTCCGCCGAGACGCGGTTCTTGCGCGGCGGCGACACGCTGTTTCGCGAGGGGCAGGCGGCCGATGCCGGCTTTGTGGTGGTCGAGGGCGAATTTCTGCTGACCAGTTCCAGCGGGATCGCCGAGCGGCTGGCCGGCCCCGGGGCGCTGCTCGGCGAAATCGCATTGATCGTCGAAACGCTGAGGCCGGCAACCGCAACCGCGCGCCAGCCATCGACCGCCATGCGTGTGCCACGCAGCCTGTTTCGCCGGATCCTCACCGAATTCCCCCAGGCTGCGCGGCGGGTCCATGGCGAGTTTCGCCAGAAGATGCGGGCGACCACGGCCGAACTCAACCGTATCGGCGGCATTTTCGCGTCGATCTCGGACGATTGA
- a CDS encoding response regulator transcription factor translates to MSQVRKILLCDDDNDMREALAEQLALHEEFETITVDSAAKAIQATKGEHLDLLIMDVGLPDMDGREAVKIMRKGGFKSPVIMLTGHDTDSDTILGLEAGANDYVVKPFRFAVLLARIRAQLRQHEASEDAVFQIGLYSFRPSSKLLITEKNSKIRLTEKETAILRYLYRQGLKPVSREVLLSEVWGYNSGVTTHTLETHIYRLRQKIEKDPANAALLVTEAGGYKLVP, encoded by the coding sequence ATGAGCCAAGTGCGAAAGATTCTGCTCTGTGACGACGATAACGACATGCGCGAAGCGCTTGCCGAACAACTGGCGCTCCATGAGGAGTTCGAGACCATCACGGTCGATTCGGCCGCCAAGGCGATCCAGGCGACCAAGGGGGAACATCTTGATCTCCTGATCATGGATGTCGGGCTGCCGGACATGGACGGCCGCGAGGCGGTCAAGATCATGCGCAAGGGCGGGTTCAAGAGCCCGGTGATCATGCTCACCGGCCACGACACCGATTCGGACACGATCCTGGGGCTCGAGGCCGGCGCCAACGACTATGTCGTCAAGCCGTTCCGCTTCGCCGTGCTGCTGGCCCGCATTCGTGCCCAATTGCGCCAGCACGAGGCGAGCGAGGACGCGGTTTTTCAGATCGGGCTCTATAGCTTCCGCCCGTCGTCCAAGCTCTTGATCACCGAGAAGAACAGCAAGATCCGGCTGACCGAAAAGGAAACCGCGATCCTGCGCTATCTCTATCGGCAGGGACTGAAGCCGGTCTCTCGCGAAGTCCTGCTCTCCGAAGTCTGGGGCTACAATTCGGGCGTCACCACCCATACGCTCGAGACCCATATTTACCGGTTGCGGCAGAAGATCGAGAAGGATCCAGCCAACGCCGCATTGCTGGTCACCGAAGCCGGCGGGTACAAGCTCGTCCCTTGA
- a CDS encoding L,D-transpeptidase family protein yields the protein MAKRLISRIFVHALPGRPTRGMVHVGLAAFPCALGRAGIRSAKREGDGATPRASLPLRRVFYRHDRLVKPASRQATRAIRPDDAWCDDAADRRYNRLIKRPPGSAEECLTRADHLYDVIVELGWNDHPVRRHRGSAIFWHGARDGFTATAGCVAIRREVFAKILPRLARDAVMVIR from the coding sequence ATGGCGAAGCGTCTGATTAGTCGCATTTTTGTCCACGCGCTGCCCGGCCGTCCGACGCGCGGCATGGTCCATGTCGGACTGGCCGCCTTTCCCTGCGCGCTCGGCCGCGCCGGCATCCGCAGCGCCAAGCGCGAAGGCGACGGCGCAACCCCGCGGGCAAGCCTGCCGCTGCGGCGGGTGTTCTACCGCCACGACCGGCTGGTCAAGCCGGCAAGCCGGCAGGCCACCCGGGCTATCCGCCCCGATGATGCCTGGTGCGACGACGCGGCGGATCGCCGCTACAACCGCCTGATCAAGCGTCCGCCGGGATCGGCCGAGGAATGCCTGACCCGGGCGGATCATCTCTACGACGTCATTGTCGAGCTCGGCTGGAACGACCATCCGGTGCGCCGCCATCGCGGCAGCGCGATCTTCTGGCACGGCGCGCGCGATGGTTTCACCGCGACCGCCGGTTGCGTGGCGATCCGGCGCGAGGTTTTCGCCAAGATCCTGCCACGGCTCGCCCGCGACGCGGTGATGGTGATCCGGTAG
- a CDS encoding glucose 1-dehydrogenase gives MALTSFDLSGRRALITGSSTGIGLAYAQGLAEAGAAIVLNGRDRDKLAAAAAGLAAQGFTVSSRAFDVTDQPAAAAVVDAIEREDGPIDILVNNAGTTFRAPLDEFPEEAWRRVMATNLDSAFYVSKAVARHMIPRGRGKIINTCSVTSEIARPTIAAYVTSKGALKMLTKAMAVDWAKHGIRVNGIGPGYFKTELNESLYRDEVFTAWVASRTPLGRWGELEELQGACVFLASRASDYVTGHVLYVDGGMTASV, from the coding sequence ATGGCTTTGACGAGTTTCGATCTTTCGGGCCGGCGCGCCCTGATCACCGGCTCCAGCACGGGCATCGGGCTGGCTTATGCCCAGGGGCTGGCCGAGGCGGGGGCTGCCATCGTCCTCAACGGACGCGATCGCGACAAGCTGGCGGCGGCCGCCGCCGGGCTCGCGGCCCAGGGTTTCACCGTCAGCAGCCGCGCCTTCGACGTCACCGACCAGCCGGCGGCGGCCGCCGTGGTCGATGCGATCGAGCGCGAGGACGGCCCGATCGACATCTTGGTCAACAATGCCGGCACGACGTTTCGGGCGCCGTTGGACGAATTTCCGGAAGAGGCCTGGCGGCGGGTGATGGCGACCAATCTCGACAGCGCCTTCTACGTGTCGAAGGCGGTCGCCCGCCACATGATCCCGCGCGGCCGGGGCAAGATCATCAATACCTGCTCGGTGACCAGCGAAATCGCCCGGCCGACCATTGCCGCCTATGTCACCTCCAAGGGCGCGCTGAAAATGCTCACCAAGGCCATGGCGGTGGATTGGGCCAAGCACGGCATCCGGGTCAACGGCATCGGGCCGGGCTATTTCAAGACCGAGCTGAACGAGAGCCTGTACCGCGACGAGGTCTTCACGGCCTGGGTGGCGAGCCGCACGCCGCTCGGCCGCTGGGGCGAACTGGAGGAGCTGCAGGGTGCCTGCGTCTTCCTCGCCTCGCGCGCCTCCGACTATGTCACCGGCCATGTCCTTTATGTTGACGGCGGCATGACCGCGTCGGTCTGA
- a CDS encoding M48 family metalloprotease, which produces MLALLLTSCATTPDPAANVPTPVPAPTEARLPPLTTRDHSRILAAFGGEYDAGAIERLASEILDRLGAASDRPDQRYRLTVLNSPSINAFALPSGHLYVTRGMLGLVNDVSEFAAVLGHEMAHVSARHANQREDQVRTSELVAVMRARLLNDLAGAEQRREAARISLASFSRSQELEADAIGVRLLAKAGFDPYGASRFLQSMERNAAIRSQAQAASGGPDFLASHPSTPERIRQAILVARQYSGPGGVPRDKERYLRALDGLTYGEDPRQGFVRGRSFIHPRLGFTVTAPEGFTLENSRSAVTGLGPNDMAIRLDVVRVPANQTLQAYLGSGWIDGLAESSVEAVTVNGFQAATALARGPDWSFRIFVVRFGAEVYRLIYAARDLNAEVDQMFRSSMESFRRLTSAEQAVRQVRIRMVRAGEGDTVDSFLSRMQVADRADERFRVLNGLGPGEQPRGGELVKVIQE; this is translated from the coding sequence GTGCTTGCCTTGCTGCTGACCAGCTGCGCGACCACGCCCGACCCGGCCGCCAATGTCCCGACCCCGGTGCCGGCGCCAACCGAGGCGCGGCTGCCGCCGCTGACGACCCGGGATCATTCGCGCATTCTCGCGGCCTTCGGCGGCGAGTATGACGCCGGTGCGATCGAACGGCTGGCGAGCGAAATCCTCGACCGCCTGGGCGCCGCCTCCGACCGGCCCGACCAGCGCTATCGTCTGACCGTGCTCAATTCACCGTCGATCAATGCTTTTGCGCTGCCGTCGGGCCATCTCTATGTCACCCGCGGCATGCTCGGCCTGGTCAATGACGTCAGCGAATTCGCCGCCGTGCTCGGCCACGAAATGGCGCATGTCTCGGCGCGCCACGCCAATCAGCGCGAGGACCAGGTCCGTACCAGCGAGCTGGTGGCGGTGATGCGCGCGCGCCTGCTGAACGATCTCGCCGGCGCCGAACAGCGCCGCGAAGCGGCCCGGATATCGCTGGCGAGTTTCTCGCGCAGCCAGGAGCTCGAGGCCGATGCGATCGGCGTCAGGCTCCTGGCCAAAGCCGGTTTCGATCCTTACGGGGCTTCGCGCTTCCTGCAGTCGATGGAGCGCAATGCGGCGATCCGCAGCCAGGCACAGGCGGCCAGCGGCGGACCGGACTTCCTCGCCTCGCACCCTTCGACGCCGGAACGGATCCGCCAGGCCATCCTGGTGGCGCGGCAATATTCCGGGCCCGGTGGCGTGCCGCGCGACAAGGAACGTTATCTGCGCGCCCTCGACGGGCTGACCTATGGCGAGGATCCACGCCAGGGGTTCGTGCGCGGCCGAAGCTTCATCCACCCGCGTCTCGGCTTCACGGTGACCGCGCCGGAAGGTTTCACGCTGGAAAACTCGCGTTCGGCGGTGACCGGCCTTGGTCCGAACGACATGGCGATCCGGCTCGACGTGGTGCGCGTGCCGGCCAACCAGACCCTGCAGGCCTATCTGGGATCGGGCTGGATCGACGGACTGGCGGAGAGCTCGGTCGAGGCGGTGACGGTCAACGGGTTCCAGGCGGCAACCGCGCTTGCCCGTGGACCGGACTGGTCGTTCCGCATCTTCGTCGTGCGCTTCGGCGCCGAGGTCTATCGCCTGATCTATGCCGCGCGCGACCTGAATGCCGAGGTCGACCAGATGTTCCGCAGCTCGATGGAGAGCTTCCGCCGGCTGACCTCGGCCGAACAGGCGGTGCGCCAGGTGCGCATCCGCATGGTTCGGGCCGGCGAGGGCGATACGGTCGACAGTTTCCTGTCGCGCATGCAGGTTGCCGATCGCGCTGACGAGCGTTTCCGCGTGTTGAACGGGCTTGGACCCGGCGAACAGCCGCGCGGCGGCGAACTGGTCAAGGTCATCCAGGAATAG
- the acs gene encoding acetate--CoA ligase, whose amino-acid sequence MSAEKLYPVSAEWAARAYIDDAKYKAMYEASVKAPEAFWGEHGKRIEWFKPYSRVQNSSFSPDNVSIKWFEDGTTNVAYNCVDRHLATRGDQVAIIWEGDDPKEDARITYRELHRHVMKWANVLKSQGVKKGDRVTLYLPMIPEAAYAMLACTRVGAVHSIVFGGFSPDSLAGRIEDAATGVVITADEGLRGGRKVPLKINVDAACDKAPGIVKSVIVVKRTGGAVAMTEGRDHYFDDLAAKVPDECLAEEMNAEDPLFILYTSGSTGKPKGVLHTTGGYLVYASMTHQYVFDYKDGDIYWCTADVGWVTGHSYIVYGPLANGATTLMFEGIPTYPSISRFWDVVDKHKVNTFYTAPTAIRSLMGAGEEPVKRTSRASLRLLGSVGEPINPEAWEWYHRVVGESRCPIVDTWWQTETGGILITPLPGATNLKPGSATRPFFGVKPEIVDADGKVLDGAAEGNLVIADSWPGQMRTVFGDHERFVQTYFSTYKNKYFTGDGCRRDADGYYWITGRVDDVINVSGHRMGTAEVESALVAHAKVSEAAVVGYPHDIKGQGIYAYVTLMTGEQPSEDLRKELVSWVRKEIGPIASPDLIQFAPGLPKTRSGKIMRRILRKIAEDEFGALGDTSTLADPAVVDDLINNRQNRKGA is encoded by the coding sequence ATGTCGGCGGAAAAGCTCTATCCGGTCAGCGCTGAGTGGGCCGCGCGCGCCTATATCGACGATGCCAAATACAAGGCGATGTACGAAGCCTCGGTCAAGGCGCCGGAGGCCTTCTGGGGCGAGCACGGCAAGCGGATCGAATGGTTCAAACCTTATAGCAGGGTCCAGAACAGCTCGTTTTCGCCCGACAACGTCTCGATCAAATGGTTCGAGGACGGCACCACCAACGTCGCCTACAACTGCGTCGACCGCCATCTGGCGACCCGCGGCGACCAGGTCGCGATCATCTGGGAAGGCGACGATCCCAAGGAAGACGCCCGGATCACCTATCGCGAGCTGCACCGCCACGTGATGAAATGGGCGAACGTGCTGAAATCGCAGGGCGTGAAGAAAGGCGACCGGGTTACGCTCTACCTGCCGATGATCCCGGAAGCGGCCTATGCGATGTTGGCCTGCACCCGCGTCGGCGCGGTGCATTCCATCGTTTTCGGCGGGTTTTCGCCCGATAGCCTGGCCGGTCGTATCGAGGATGCGGCCACCGGCGTGGTCATTACCGCCGACGAGGGCCTGCGCGGCGGCCGCAAGGTGCCGCTCAAGATCAATGTCGATGCCGCCTGCGACAAGGCGCCGGGCATCGTCAAAAGCGTCATCGTGGTGAAGCGCACCGGCGGCGCGGTGGCGATGACCGAAGGCCGCGACCACTATTTCGACGATCTCGCCGCCAAGGTGCCGGACGAATGCCTGGCCGAGGAGATGAACGCGGAGGATCCGCTGTTCATCCTCTATACGTCCGGCTCGACCGGCAAGCCCAAGGGGGTCCTGCACACCACCGGCGGCTATCTCGTCTATGCGTCGATGACCCACCAATATGTCTTCGACTACAAGGACGGCGACATCTATTGGTGCACCGCGGATGTCGGCTGGGTCACCGGCCACAGCTATATCGTCTATGGTCCGCTGGCGAATGGCGCGACCACGCTGATGTTCGAGGGCATCCCGACCTATCCGTCGATCTCCAGGTTCTGGGACGTCGTCGACAAGCACAAGGTCAACACCTTCTACACCGCGCCGACCGCTATCCGGTCGCTGATGGGCGCCGGCGAGGAGCCGGTGAAGCGGACTTCGCGCGCGTCGCTCAGGCTGCTCGGCTCGGTCGGTGAGCCGATCAATCCGGAAGCCTGGGAATGGTATCACCGGGTGGTCGGCGAAAGCCGCTGTCCGATCGTCGATACCTGGTGGCAGACCGAAACCGGCGGCATCCTGATCACGCCGCTGCCCGGCGCGACCAATCTGAAGCCCGGTTCGGCGACCCGGCCGTTCTTCGGCGTCAAGCCGGAGATCGTCGATGCCGACGGCAAGGTTCTCGACGGCGCCGCCGAGGGCAATCTGGTGATCGCCGATTCGTGGCCGGGCCAGATGCGCACGGTGTTCGGCGACCACGAGCGCTTCGTGCAGACCTATTTCTCGACCTATAAGAACAAATATTTCACCGGCGACGGCTGCCGGCGCGATGCCGACGGCTATTATTGGATCACCGGCCGTGTCGACGACGTCATCAACGTGTCGGGCCACCGCATGGGCACGGCAGAGGTCGAGAGCGCGCTGGTCGCCCACGCCAAGGTGTCGGAGGCGGCCGTGGTCGGCTATCCCCACGACATCAAGGGCCAGGGCATCTATGCCTATGTCACCCTGATGACCGGCGAACAGCCGAGCGAGGACCTGCGCAAGGAGCTGGTCTCCTGGGTGCGCAAGGAGATCGGGCCGATCGCCTCGCCGGATCTGATCCAGTTCGCGCCGGGCCTGCCGAAGACCCGCTCGGGCAAGATCATGCGCCGGATCCTGCGCAAGATCGCCGAGGACGAGTTCGGCGCGCTCGGCGACACCTCGACGCTCGCCGATCCCGCTGTGGTCGACGACCTCATCAACAACAGGCAGAACCGGAAAGGCGCCTGA
- a CDS encoding serine hydrolase domain-containing protein produces the protein MTTFAALDEILGGAAARGEVPGVIGLVGAPGETLYEGAFGKRDIGKPQAMTMDTVVWIASMTKAVTGAAAMQLVEQGRIDLDAPAARVVAEIGHARVLDGFDADGKPQLRAPKRAITLRDLLTHTAGYSYDMWNPDIGRYMAATGTPGVTGCQNAALTTPLVADPGEVFEYGISIDWAGKMVEAVSGQRLESYFADHLFAPLGMKDTMFKMGADQLARHAPIHARTPDGLVATDMMIPQEPEFFMGGGGLYSTARDYLAFATMILNGGAGNGNRVLKAETVAEMSRDQIPGIKIGTLVSAIPPATNDANFFPGVSQGWGLSFLINRDRSPEGRPAGSLAWAGLANTFFWIDPKTRITGILLTQILPFFDVEAIKLFRAFETGVYRATA, from the coding sequence ATGACGACATTTGCTGCGTTGGACGAGATTCTGGGCGGCGCCGCCGCGCGCGGCGAGGTTCCAGGCGTGATCGGCCTGGTTGGCGCGCCCGGTGAGACGCTCTACGAGGGCGCCTTCGGCAAGCGCGACATCGGCAAGCCGCAGGCGATGACCATGGACACGGTGGTCTGGATCGCCTCGATGACCAAGGCCGTGACCGGTGCCGCCGCCATGCAGCTGGTCGAACAAGGCAGGATCGACCTCGATGCGCCCGCCGCTCGTGTTGTCGCCGAGATCGGCCATGCTCGGGTGCTCGATGGCTTCGATGCCGATGGCAAGCCGCAGCTGCGGGCGCCGAAACGGGCGATTACGTTGCGCGATCTGCTCACCCATACCGCCGGCTACAGTTACGATATGTGGAATCCGGACATCGGCCGCTACATGGCGGCGACTGGCACGCCCGGCGTCACCGGCTGCCAGAACGCCGCGCTCACCACGCCGCTGGTCGCCGACCCGGGCGAGGTCTTCGAATACGGCATCTCCATCGACTGGGCGGGCAAGATGGTCGAGGCCGTGTCGGGCCAGCGGCTGGAGAGCTATTTCGCCGACCATCTGTTCGCGCCGCTCGGCATGAAGGACACCATGTTCAAGATGGGCGCCGACCAGCTCGCCCGGCACGCACCGATCCACGCCCGCACGCCCGACGGCCTGGTGGCGACCGACATGATGATCCCGCAGGAACCGGAATTCTTCATGGGCGGCGGCGGCCTCTATTCCACCGCCCGCGATTATCTCGCCTTTGCCACGATGATCCTCAATGGCGGCGCGGGGAACGGCAACCGTGTGCTCAAGGCTGAAACCGTCGCCGAAATGTCCAGGGATCAGATCCCGGGCATCAAGATCGGCACGCTGGTCAGCGCCATCCCGCCGGCTACCAACGACGCCAATTTTTTCCCCGGGGTCAGCCAGGGCTGGGGCCTGAGCTTCCTGATCAACCGTGACCGCTCGCCAGAGGGCCGGCCGGCCGGTTCGCTCGCCTGGGCGGGGCTTGCCAATACCTTCTTCTGGATCGACCCCAAGACACGGATCACCGGCATCTTGCTGACCCAGATCCTGCCTTTCTTCGACGTCGAGGCGATCAAGCTGTTCCGGGCGTTCGAAACCGGCGTTTATCGGGCGACCGCATAG